From the unidentified bacterial endosymbiont genome, one window contains:
- a CDS encoding tRNA(Met) cytidine acetyltransferase TmcA, whose amino-acid sequence MQAFEQLINLLERKGHRRLVVLSGDEHWTLTQAHALRDALSGDWLWLGDNASKAIGGLLGREFRHAVFDARVGFDVSAFAALSGTLRAGSLLVLLVPPFSDWADRPDSDSLRWSDSAEPIATPHFIRHFCRIISSDPETLVWQQNQPCVLPPAPESQDWQPASGAPQREQAAILAAIEGMETGIVAVTAARGRGKSALAGMLLERVQGSAIVTAPAKAATQVIARFAGEHFQFMAPDALLASGVLADWLIVDEAAAIPGPLLERLAARFPRILLTTTVQGYEGTGRGFLLKFCARFSALKHYTLSTPIRWASGCPLERVVAKALLFDDAPVDEIPQGEVSLTSLSPRAWERQPAFAASVYELLCAAHYRTSPLDLRRMMDAPGQHFAVAKTASRIAGALWLVDEGGLSPGLSRAVWAGFRRPRGNLVAQSLAAHGSSPLAATLKGRRITRIAVHPHRQREGIGQALIRTACGEDYLSVSFGYTDELWRFWQRCGFVLVRMGSHREASSGCHTAMAMLPLSDAGRALCQQQHQRLCRDMRVLSARNDEKIPVPDCFDATLNDDDWLELAGFAFTHRAFSTSVAALTRLLLNVDLPLLALRGKMQGETSEAGRKALLTRLRVETAQGLESLDPERCQQLKHDVVQWQFFQ is encoded by the coding sequence GGCTGTGGCTGGGGGATAACGCCTCAAAAGCCATCGGTGGGCTACTGGGACGCGAGTTCCGGCACGCGGTATTCGACGCCCGCGTCGGGTTTGACGTATCCGCCTTTGCCGCACTCAGCGGCACCTTGCGAGCCGGTAGCCTGCTGGTTCTACTGGTGCCGCCGTTTTCCGACTGGGCGGACAGGCCCGATAGCGATTCCCTGCGCTGGAGCGACAGTGCTGAGCCCATCGCCACTCCGCATTTTATTCGCCATTTTTGCCGGATAATTTCATCCGATCCTGAGACCCTCGTCTGGCAGCAAAATCAGCCTTGCGTCCTTCCTCCTGCTCCTGAATCTCAAGACTGGCAACCTGCCAGCGGTGCGCCGCAGCGCGAACAGGCAGCGATCCTGGCGGCGATCGAGGGCATGGAAACGGGGATTGTTGCCGTCACGGCGGCGCGTGGGCGGGGGAAATCAGCCCTGGCGGGAATGTTGCTTGAGCGTGTGCAGGGGAGCGCCATTGTCACCGCGCCGGCCAAAGCCGCAACGCAAGTGATTGCCCGTTTCGCCGGAGAGCATTTTCAGTTTATGGCCCCGGATGCCTTACTGGCCTCCGGCGTGCTGGCCGACTGGCTGATTGTTGATGAAGCGGCGGCAATCCCAGGCCCGCTGCTTGAGAGGCTGGCTGCACGCTTTCCTCGCATCCTGTTGACGACCACGGTTCAGGGCTACGAAGGGACGGGGCGCGGTTTTCTGCTCAAGTTCTGCGCCCGATTTAGCGCCTTAAAACACTATACCTTATCAACGCCCATTCGCTGGGCGAGTGGCTGCCCGCTTGAGAGAGTGGTGGCGAAAGCGCTGCTGTTTGACGACGCGCCTGTCGATGAAATACCGCAGGGCGAGGTGAGTTTGACATCGCTTTCGCCTCGGGCATGGGAGCGCCAGCCCGCGTTTGCAGCGAGCGTATATGAACTACTGTGTGCGGCACACTACCGCACCTCACCGCTGGATTTACGGCGTATGATGGATGCGCCGGGGCAGCACTTCGCTGTGGCAAAAACGGCTTCCCGTATTGCGGGGGCGCTCTGGCTGGTGGATGAAGGGGGGTTAAGCCCCGGGCTTAGCCGCGCAGTCTGGGCGGGCTTTCGTCGTCCTCGCGGCAACCTGGTGGCCCAGTCCCTGGCGGCACATGGCAGCTCTCCGCTGGCTGCTACCCTTAAGGGACGGCGAATTACCCGTATTGCCGTGCATCCTCATCGCCAGCGGGAAGGGATCGGGCAGGCGTTAATCCGCACTGCCTGCGGCGAGGATTATCTCTCGGTAAGTTTTGGCTATACCGATGAGCTGTGGCGTTTTTGGCAACGATGCGGTTTTGTGCTGGTGCGCATGGGCAGCCACCGCGAAGCCAGCAGCGGATGCCATACGGCAATGGCGATGCTGCCGCTAAGCGACGCAGGGCGGGCATTATGCCAACAGCAGCATCAACGTCTGTGCCGGGATATGCGCGTACTGTCGGCCCGGAATGACGAAAAGATCCCCGTGCCCGATTGCTTTGACGCTACCCTTAATGATGACGACTGGCTGGAGCTGGCGGGGTTTGCTTTCACGCACCGCGCCTTTTCGACCTCCGTCGCGGCGTTAACGCGCCTGCTGTTAAACGTAGACCTTCCGCTTTTGGCGCTGCGCGGGAAAATGCAGGGAGAGACCTCTGAGGCCGGACGAAAAGCGTTGCTTACCCGGCTGCGTGTTGAAACTGCGCAAGGACTTGAAAGCCTGGATCCTGAGCGCTGTCAGCAGTTGAAACACGACGTAGTGCAATGGCAATTTTTTCAATGA
- the ypfH gene encoding esterase yields MKHDHFIVQRPDTLAKQLLLLFHGVGDNAVNMGQIGSWFAPIFPDALIISIGGVEPCGPDGRQWFSVQGVTEENRQARIDAVMPAFIEIVRYWQQQSGVEANATALIGFSQGSIMSLESVKAEPGLASRVIAFNGRFATLPQRATTHTTIHLIHGGEDRVIDLAHAVAAQEALIREGGDVTLDIVEDLGHAIDDRSMQFALDHLRYTVPKHYFDEALSGAKPNDGDIVEFM; encoded by the coding sequence ATGAAACATGACCATTTTATTGTTCAACGCCCCGATACACTGGCTAAACAGTTACTGCTGTTGTTTCATGGGGTTGGCGATAATGCCGTCAACATGGGACAGATTGGCAGCTGGTTCGCACCGATATTCCCGGACGCGCTGATTATCAGCATTGGTGGCGTGGAGCCATGCGGCCCGGATGGCCGGCAGTGGTTCTCCGTGCAGGGCGTGACCGAAGAGAACCGTCAGGCGCGCATTGATGCCGTCATGCCTGCTTTTATCGAAATCGTGCGCTACTGGCAGCAGCAGAGCGGCGTGGAGGCTAACGCCACCGCGCTGATTGGCTTCTCGCAGGGGTCGATTATGTCGCTTGAGAGCGTGAAGGCGGAGCCGGGTCTGGCTTCGCGCGTCATTGCATTTAACGGACGCTTTGCGACGTTGCCGCAGCGGGCCACTACGCATACCACCATTCACCTGATCCACGGTGGTGAAGACAGGGTAATCGATCTGGCTCACGCGGTGGCTGCCCAGGAGGCGCTCATTCGTGAAGGCGGGGATGTCACGCTAGATATCGTCGAGGATCTGGGGCATGCTATTGACGATCGCAGCATGCAGTTTGCGCTCGACCATTTGCGTTACACCGTGCCGAAGCACTACTTCGACGAAGCGCTCAGCGGCGCTAAGCCGAATGATGGTGATATTGTCGAATTTATGTGA
- a CDS encoding YpfN family protein, producing the protein MDWLSKYWWILVLVFLVGVLLNVIKDLKRVDHKKFLANKPDLPPHRDFNDKWDDEDDWPKKDQKK; encoded by the coding sequence ATGGATTGGCTTTCAAAGTACTGGTGGATTCTGGTGCTGGTGTTTTTAGTGGGCGTGCTGCTTAACGTGATTAAAGATCTGAAGCGCGTTGACCACAAAAAATTCCTCGCCAACAAACCGGATCTCCCGCCGCATCGTGACTTTAACGATAAGTGGGACGATGAAGACGACTGGCCGAAGAAAGATCAGAAGAAGTAA